A window from Quercus lobata isolate SW786 unplaced genomic scaffold, ValleyOak3.0 Primary Assembly Scq3eQI_89, whole genome shotgun sequence encodes these proteins:
- the LOC115973340 gene encoding uncharacterized protein LOC115973340, with protein sequence MLKNLHLFECSKFVNLPENLRNLESLFNLSLRGIAIELLPSSVGRLTALRHLNLSDCENLLCLPESISQLSRITRLNLDGCKRLRWLPDIRSQDCNINVNNCTTLERFPESPKNCPFWCRHFDFCVACVNCFNIQFCVKGLTSGKLVGRLPYVLPVKQIPNGFEKANIRDSSVLASPSFHRCDYSVNMQLPRSGFDELWAILLCVVFVPCEHYNHSHYLIEIKSNKVWFQRIASEYGKIESHHLALSLHYLNFFDLETPGWSIDEKGFHEVEFTSYRERGGGDSRVPFVKQARHHIKDSDDWEEVWDDGTRA encoded by the exons ATGCTAAAAAATCTTCATCTTTTTGAATGCTCAAAATTTGTCAACTTGCCAGAGAATCTAAGGAATCTTGAAAGCCTGTTTAATCTTTCTCTAAGAGGAATAGCAATAGAATTGTTGCCATCTTCCGTTGGACGTTTGACTGCCCTTCGGCATTTGAATTTAAGTGATTGCGAAAATCTTTTGTGTCTTCCTGAAAGCATCTCCCAACTCTCTAGAATTACAAGGCTCAACTTGGATGGTTGCAAGAGGCTTCGATGGTTACCAGATATTCGGTCACAAGATTGTAATATAAATGTAAACAACTGTACCACACTGGAGAGATTCCCAGAAAGCCCAAAAAATTGTCCCTTCTGGTGTCGTCACTTTGATTTCTGTGTCGCGTGTGTCAATTGCTTCAATATTCAATTCTGTgtcaag GGACTAACAAGTGGTAAATTAGTGGGGAGATTACCTTACGTTCTTCCTGTAAAACAAATTCCAAATGGATTTGAAAAGGCCAACATACGTGATAGTTCAGTTTTGGCATCTCCAAGTTTCCACAGATGCGATTATTCAGTGAACATGCAATTGCCACGGTCGGGGTTTGATGAGTTGTGGGCAATTCTTTTGTGCGTTGTTTTTGTACCCTGCGAGCATTATAATCACTCACATTATCTGATTGAAATCAAATCGAATAAAGTATGGTTTCAACGTATTGCGTCAGAATATGGTAAAATTGAATCGCATCACCTTGCGCTGAGCCTGCACTATTTGAATTTCTTCGATCTGGAAACCCCTGGCTGGTCTATTGATGAGAAGGGATTCCATGAAGTTGAGTTTACAAGCTACCGGGAGCGTGGAGGTGGAGACAGTAGGGTTCCGTTTGTTAAACAAGCAAGACATCACATCAAAGACTCGGATGATTGGGAGGAAGTCTGGGACGATGGGACACGGGCATAG
- the LOC115973336 gene encoding novel plant SNARE 11-like: FYLLIKEFDRKAKDLESRNDPDTNKMLNEKKQSMIKELNSYVALKKQYASNLENKRIDLFDGGTEGYGEDNVLLASTMTNQQLVDSGNQMMDETDQAIERSKKTVQDTVNVGTETAAALKAQTEQMSRVVNELDSIHFSIKKASQLVKELGRQVATDKCIMALLFLIVVRVIAIIIVKLVNPNNKDIKDIPGLAPPAMTRKLLWSAS; the protein is encoded by the exons ttttACCT GCTTATCAAAGAGTTTGACAGAAAAGCCAAGGATTTGGAGAGTAGAAATGATCCGGACACTAACAAGATGCTGAATGAGAAAAAACAGTCAATG ATCAAAGAGTTGAATTCATATGTTGCTCTTAAAAAGCA ATATGCGTCCAATCTTGAAAACAAGCGAATTGATCTCTTTGATGGGGGCACGGAAGGATATGGTGAAGATAATGTCTTGCTAGCATCAA CCATGACAAATCAACAGCTAGTAGATAGTGGAAACCAGATGATGGATGAGACTGATCAAGCCATTGAGAGGTCAAAAAAG ACTGTTCAAGACACTGTCAATGTTGGAACAGAGACTGCAGCAGCACTCAAGGCTCAG aCTGAACAAATGAGTCGGGTTGTTAATGAGCTGGACTCTATCCATTTCTCGATCAAGAAAGCTTCTCAACTTGTGAAGGAACTTGGTAGGCAG GTTGCAACTGATAAGTGTATTATGGCATTACTCTTCCTTATTGTTGTTAGAGTCATTGCCATCATTATTGTTAAG CTCGTGAACCCAAACAACAAGGACATCAAGGATATTCCAGGATTAGCCCCACCAGCAATGACTCGGAAATTACTTTGGAGTGCTAGTTAA